The following coding sequences lie in one Trichoderma breve strain T069 chromosome 1, whole genome shotgun sequence genomic window:
- a CDS encoding TATA-binding protein interacting (TIP20) domain-containing protein: protein MATNAANAATPQAVIGHVQKLGDADPDFRFMSLNDLLQLLTTARDDFLQHDYNIAARTVDGIIKTLDDQNGEVQNLAIKCLGPLVGKVPTPIIAPMIDKLSSLKLKNSVDTAVPALALRAVITALPRPIPGIPSTPGVQEAYNAVSRVLIPRLIGLLQDENGVNAEAVDVLVEVVRCFGPLLQQVEVEAMQEVVLQLLQGDKATSVVKKRAVVAISMLAVYLSDAHLEDVINRITAGLSESSIPPVTRRLYISIMGSMARSIPPRFGTELEEHLEKISDGDDLGPEFNEIRETALVALEAFLASCPQEMRPFTDASLAACLRYLKYDPNYAVDDDEEMDVDEEEEEDQDDEFEDDDGFEDDDDDASWKVRRCAAKAIYTLISTRGSGDLLDNGVLYNQAAPNLVKRIEEREENVRLEIISALSLLIRKTGEGLHTVDLTRDEYEPEIVSQMPLSRKRRRQSSAGGSSAAKFMAGTGITSLAAEKIPSQGPRADLSKLTPTIVKAATKQLRGKTVPTKQAIISMLDDLVSVQHGGLVEFFPEIIGPIIEAVKTTGTSSISSSLAAAGGSASATPSTLRVASLKLISDIAKTHSSSVLQPYLSKVVAGVASAVHDRFYKISSEAIRTSEELVKAITPPRSRNGGSKFKDDLDKLYEVIVDRGSANDADAEVRQRAIHALGILISRTSGSEASGLLSAEKRTLALNIIQERLRNETTRLAAVRAVDNVAAFAVSPDQLEQAWVQDVALELSAQLRKANRSLRGSSIQALKHLVLSKATQGKLEPATIQGIVSALLPTIKNSDTHLLGPTLIILGNMVQGHANLIINDEMIGALCQLLKSHFANIVLDQLLDLISRVGESGAGEPLMQGLLKDVSVQGDPIVVGKVIGTLLVTGGTSAGVSLDSFVTELHGSTQRGDEAGVSLALAVLGESGMRLGAKSPLQPQLFLEQFHAEPDKVSLAAAIALGRAGSGNVPEYLPVILKTMEGGGNTQYLLIQSIKEILQSISSQSTDLQTYAKAIWDQLIGASLNADNKIICAECVGRLATLDPATFMPKLQTLLKDESSGIRGMAVQAVRYTLPESDETFDAMLRNVLIEMLLTMLQDSDMEIRRLAMTTLNSAAHNKPDLILPHLGELLPFVLSESVIKKELIREVMLGPFKHKVDDGLEVRKSAYETLYALMETAFTRINNIDFYDRVIAGLKDDNDIRQLCNLMVTKLIVIDPDETARRLDSIAEAYRGVLSIKLKDNAVKQDVEKQEETNKSILRVTLLLGDKMKAMTGNAGAATSNAAAAGAWTGYWEWANKEFDRQLKGLREESSQLHTRTL from the exons ATGGCTACCAACgccgccaacgccgccacGCCACAGGCCGTCATAGGCCATGTGCAAAAGCTAGGCGATGCTGACCCCGACTTTCGCTTCATGTCCCTCAACGacttgctgcagctgcttacGACTGCTCGGGATGACTTCCTCCAGCACGACTATAACATCGCCGCAAGAACcgttgatggcatcatcaagacgTTGGACGACCAGAATGGAGAGGTGCAGAACCTAGCCATCAAGTG CCTTGGGCCGCTTGTTGGCAAAGTCCCGACACCCATCATTGCTCCGATGATCGACAAGCTGTCGTCACTGAAGCTCAAGAACTCCGTCGACACCGCTGTGCCTGCTCTGGCGCTTCGAGCTGTCATCACCGCGCTTCCTCGACCGATCCCAGGCATTCCGAGTACCCCTGGTGTTCAGGAGGCATACAACGCCGTCAGCCGTGTTCTGATCCCCCGGCTTATTG GGCTGCTGCAGGATGAGAATGGCGTCAACGCTGAGGCAGTCGATGTCCTAGTAGAAGTTGTCCGATGTTTCGGCCCTTTGCTGCAACAGGTTGAAGTTGAGGCAATGCAAGAGGTTGTCTTGCAGTTATTGCAGGGCGATAAGGCTACATCTGTCGTTAAGAAGAGGGCTGTTGTCGCCATATCTATGCTCGCCGTCTATCTATCCGATGCACACCTGGAAGATGTCATTAATCGTATCACTGCTGGCCTGTCCGAGTCCAGCATCCCCCCCGTCACACGTCGTCTCTACATTTCGATAATGGGCAGCATGGCCCGCTCAATCCCTCCTAGATTCGGC ACGGAACTCGAAGAGCACCTAGAGAAGATTAGCGATGGCGATGACTTGGGACCAGAGTTCAATGAGATCCGCGAGACTGCTCTCGTCGCACTTGAGGCATTCCTGGCTTCGTGCCCACAGGAGATGCGGCCCTTTACGGATGCCTCCctcgctgcttgcttgcGATATCTCAAATATGATCCCAATTATGCcgttgatgacgacgaggagatggatgtcgatgaggaagaagaggaagaccAGGACGATGAAttcgaagacgacgacggattcgaggatgacgatgacgacgcaAGCTGGAAGGTTCGCCGCTGTGCTGCAAAGGCCATATACACCCTCATCTCTACCCGCGGTAGTGGCGATCTTCTGGATAACGGCGTATTATACAACCAGGCGGCCCCTAACCTTGTGAAGCGTatcgaggagagagaagaaaacgtTCGTCTCGAAATCATCTCTGCCCTGTCGCTGCTCATTCGCAAGACTGGTGAAGGCCTTCACACGGTGGATCTGACCCGTGATGAGTATGAGCCCGAAATCGTCTCCCAGATGCCTCTCAGTCgcaagaggagaagacaaagcAGCGCCGGAGGATCAAGCGCTGCCAAATTCATGGCGGGCACCGGCATCACATCACTTGCTGCTGAGAAAATCCCCTCCCAGGGCCCACGAGCAGACCTCTCCAAGCTTACGCCCACGATTGTCAAAGCCGCAACGAAGCAATTGAGAGGAAAGACGGTCCCAACGAAGCAAGCCATCATTAGCATGCTGGACGACTTAGTGTCTGTTCAGCACGGTGGCCTCGTTGAATTCTTCCCAGAAATCATCGGCCCCATCATCGAAGCAGTCAAGACCACTGGCACGAGTtcaatctcgtcttctcttgcgGCAGCGGGAGGTTCTGCCTCGGCAACCCCAAGCACCTTGCGCGTCGCTTCATTGAAGCTTATCAGCGATATCGCCAAAACGCATTCATCCTCTGTATTGCAACCATATCTTAGCAAGGTTGTTGCTGGAGTGGCGTCTGCCGTTCATGACCGCTTCTACAAAATCTCAAGCGAGGCTATCCGCACCTCAGAAGAGCTCGTCAAGGCGATTACCCCCCCTCGATCACGAAACGGTGGTTCGAAGTTCAAGGATGACCTGGATAAGCTCTACGAAGTCATCGTTGACCGTGGCTCTGCCAATGATGCTGACGCAGAGGTTCGACAGCGTGCTATCCATGCTCTAGGAATTCTTATTTCTAGGACATCTGGCTCAGAGGCATCCGGCCTTCTATCGGCTGAAAAGCGCACACTCGCCTTGAATATTATTCAAGAGCGGCTGAGAAATGAGACAACTCGTCTTGCTGCGGTGCGCGCTGTTGACAACGTTGCTGCATTTGCTGTATCGCCCGACCAACTGGAGCAAGCGTGGGTCCAAGATGTAGCCCTGGAGCTCTCAGCTCAGCTGCGAAAGGCAAACCGATCTCTGCGAGGCTCCAGCATTCAGGCCCTCAAGCATCTTGTTCTTTCAAAAGCTACTCAGGGCAAGCTAGAACCAGCTACTATCCAGGGAATAGTATCGGCGTTGCTACCCACGATTAAGAACAGCGATACACATCTCCTCGGCCCAACTTTAATCATTCTCGGCAACATGGTACAAGGACATGCTAACTTGATTATCAACGACGAGATGATTGGTGCGCTTTGCCAGCTGCTGAAATCCCACTTTGCCAACATTGTCCTCGACCAGCTTCTTGACTTGATTAGTCGAGTCGGCGAGAGTGGCGCTGGCGAACCTCTTATGCAAGGCCTTCTCAAGGACGTGAGCGTTCAGGGAGACCCGATTGTCGTGGGCAAGGTGATTGGCACTCTGCTCGTGACGGGCGGTACCTCGGCTGGCGTTTCTCTCGATAGCTTCGTCACGGAGCTTCACGGCAGTACCCAGCGCGGAGACGAGGCCGGTGTAAGCCTCGCCCTTGCTGTCCTAGGAGAGTCGGGTATGAGGCTTGGAGCCAAGTCACCTCTTCAACCTCAGTTGTTCTTGGAGCAATTCCATGCAGAGCCAGACAAGGTGTCGCTggccgctgccattgcaCTCGGCCGAGCTGGATCTGGAAACGTGCCGGAGTATCTCCCAGTCATTCTCAAGACGATGGAGGGTGGGGGCAACACGCAATACTTGCTTATCCAGTCTATCAAAGAGATTCTGCAATCAATTTCGTCACAGTCCACCGATCTCCAGACCTATGCCAAAGCAATCTGGGATCAGCTTATTGGAGCATCGCTGAATGCTGACAACAAGATTATCTGCGCCGAGTGTGTCGGCCGCCTGGCCACACTGGATCCTGCAACATTTATGCCCAAGCTCCAG ACGCTTTTGAAGGATGAATCATCAGGCATTCGAGGCATGGCAGTTCAGGCTGTCAGGTACACGCTCCCAGAGAGCGATGAGACGTTTGATGCAATGCTCAGAAATGTCCTCATTGAGATGCTCTTGACAATGCTGCAAGACTCGGACATGGAAATTCGACGCctggcgatgacgacgctGAATTCAGCGGCTCACAACAAGCCAGATCTTATTCTGCCTCACCTAGGCGAACTACTGCCCTTCGTGCTCAGTGAGTCAGTAATCAAGAAGGAGCTTATCCGGGAGGTCATGCTAGGCCCCTTCAAGCACAAGGTCGACGACGGTCTGGAAGTCCGCAAG AGCGCATACGAGACCCTCTATGCACTCATGGAGACGGCTTTCACACGGATCAACAACATTGACTTTTACGATCGAGTTATCGCTGGTCTCAAGGATGACAACGATATCCGTCAGCTTTGCAACCTGATGGTTACCAAACTCATTGTCATCGACCCCGATGAGACGGCTCGCCGCTTAGACTCGATTGCCGAAGCCTACCGTGGAGTCCTCTccatcaagctcaaggacaaTGCCGTCAAGCAAGATGtcgagaagcaggaggagaCCAACAAGAGCATACTGAGAGTAACGCTTCTCCTGGGagacaagatgaaggcgatgacTGGAAACGCCGGAGCCGCGACCAGCAatgcagcggcagcgggcGCGTGGACAGGTTACTGGGAGTGGGCGAACAAGGAGTTTGATCGGCAACTTAAAGGTCTGCGAGAAGAGAGCAGCCAGCTCCACACGAGGACGCTCTGA
- a CDS encoding IPP transferase domain-containing protein, protein MAARKAPAEPLLVILGSTGTGKSELAVELATRFKGEIINSDAMQLYNGLPIITNKISQEERHGIPHHLLGHIPLDDAPWDVEDFKSEATKVIREIRGRGNLPILVGGTQYYVDPLLFKDVILDDVQIDPSLSFPILEQPTDVLLEELKKVDPIMAERWHPNDRRKIQRSLEIYLHTGKPASELYAEQEKRKAAVAQEPGTSQPWEKLLFWVYSERDVLTARLDSRVDKMLGAGLLDEVQELFDIKKQKAAEGQILNMTKGIWQSIGYKQFEPYMAAREEGKDEADLEKLKSNALEEMKAATRRYANYQTRWIRLKQIPRLKEQGPEAFGSLYLVNSTDVSKFKANVIEPAAEITSKFLSGESRPVPTELSELAREVLTRVGEPPPKDIPCKRTCEICQTVCVTEQAWQRHIKSAGHKRVMKKKKRLALVPVDKTPDNPSDSEASSDPDVTSIFAT, encoded by the exons ATGGCCGCTCGCAAAGCTCCAGCCGAACCGTTGCTGGTGATCCTAGGCTCTACAGGCACGGGTAAATCCGAG CTAGCCGTAGAACTGGCAACGCGGTTTAAAGGCGAGATCATCAATTCCGATGCTATGCAGCTTTACAATGGTCTGCCCATTATAACGAACAAGATCAGCCAAGAGGAGCGACACGGCATTCCACACCATCTTTTAGGCCATATTCCACTGGACGACGCTCCTTGGGACGTAGAGGACTTCAAATCTGAAGCCACAAAGGTTATACGCGAAATCCGCGGTCGTGGAAACCTACCTATCCTCGTTGGAGGGACTCAATACTATGTTGACCCGCTTCTTTTTAAAGATGTAATCCTTGATGACGTGCAGATAGACCCCTCCTTGTCGTTTCCAATCTTGGAGCAGCCTACAGATGTGTTactggaagagctgaagaaggttGATCCGATCATGGCGGAGAGGTGGCACCCGAATGATAGACGCAAGATTCAGCGATCACTTGAAATCTACCTGCATACGGGTAAACCTGCATCAGAATTATACGCAGAGCAAGAGAAGCGCAAAGCTGCCGTTGCTCAAGAACCAGGGACAAGTCAGCCTTGGGAAAAGTTGCTCTTCTGGGTCTATTCAGAACGAGACGTTCTTACTGCACGGCTGGACAGTCGAGTAGACAAGATGCTCGGTGCCGGACTCTTGGACGAGGTTCAAGAGCTGTTTGAtataaaaaagcaaaaggctgctgagggcCAAATCTTGAACATGACAAAGGGCATATGGCAGTCCATTGGTTACAAGCAGTTTGAACCATACATGGCTGCGAGAGAAGAGGGCAAGGATGAAGCTGACCTTGAAAAACTCAAATCCAACgctctggaggagatgaaagCGGCAACGCGCCGGTATGCAAACTACCAAACCCGATGGATCAGGCTGAAGCAGATCCCACGCCTCAAGGAGCAAGGCCCCGAGGCATTCGGCAGCTTATACTTGGTGAACAGCACCGATGTCTCAAAGTTCAAAGCCAATGTTATAGAGCCTGCTGCCGAGATTACGTCCAAGTTCCTCTCTGGGGAATCAAGACCGGTACCTACTGAGTTGTCGGAACTGGCCCGAGAGGTGCTTACACGAGTGGGTGAGCCCCCGCCAAAGGACATTCCATGCAAAAGAACGTGCGAGATATGTCAAACAGTCTGCGTGACGGAGCAGGCTTGGCAACGGCACATTAAGAGTGCTGGACATAAACGAGTtatgaaaaagaagaagagactggcGCTTGTACCGGTAGACAAGACCCCAGACAACCCTTCGGATAGTGAAGCATCTTCGGATCCTGATGTAACCTCAATATTCGCCACTTGA